A genomic segment from Acuticoccus sediminis encodes:
- a CDS encoding radical SAM protein: MHDQNSPNLGSGTFVPRVRSSPVAVFDRPLRIALVCPRFEPSFYGDDYYVPLASSRARATMAPGVLPLLAALVPGRHEIVLFDENTDALDFQELRTFDVIGITGMIVQRIRLREILAELHDFDGILAVGGPYASIDEDFFSHRCDVIFVGEADESWPRFVEDVVAGRPLPRRLEQSAKTDMTKLPPPRYDLVDHTKYLSASVQFSRGCPFLCEFCDIITIYGRKPRAKDPAAVIAELDVLRKRGVGTVFLVDDNLIGNKKLAKGLLVELVAWQKANNYPLKLATEVSINLADEPELLELMYEAGMSSIFIGIESPSEAALAETKKVQNIRGDSLADKLTRIREAGLLVTGGMIVGFDSDGPEIFALQEEFVREVALARVGIATLTVLPTTPLFDRMKKEGRLRLDNPNCNFQPLQMTPEELSAGCAALNQRLFEPEAYFDRYFSTIANFPGLRQKRKELAARRGKPPAAMRALAYVGAMRQLWRLTKAAKSAGELGNVMPRYAKIFRGRTRYAGGSETSFPIFVNACAQHWHLYYLYKSFRSQKHTITNTYAYGSDTPVPQIVEREPAKLSA, translated from the coding sequence ATGCACGATCAGAACTCTCCGAACCTCGGCTCAGGAACGTTCGTGCCGCGTGTCCGCTCGTCACCGGTGGCAGTGTTCGACCGCCCCCTCAGAATTGCCCTCGTCTGTCCAAGATTCGAGCCGTCGTTCTACGGCGACGACTACTATGTACCGCTCGCCTCGAGCAGGGCGCGGGCGACGATGGCGCCGGGGGTGCTCCCGCTGCTGGCCGCCCTGGTACCCGGCCGGCACGAGATCGTCCTCTTCGACGAGAATACGGACGCCCTCGACTTCCAGGAGCTGAGAACCTTCGACGTCATCGGCATCACCGGGATGATCGTGCAGCGCATCCGACTGCGGGAGATCCTGGCGGAACTGCACGACTTCGACGGCATCCTCGCCGTCGGCGGACCGTACGCGAGCATCGACGAGGACTTCTTCTCGCACCGCTGCGACGTGATCTTCGTCGGCGAGGCGGACGAGTCCTGGCCGCGGTTCGTCGAGGACGTGGTGGCCGGCCGCCCCCTCCCCCGGCGCCTCGAGCAGTCGGCCAAGACGGACATGACGAAGCTGCCGCCCCCGCGGTACGACCTCGTCGACCACACGAAGTACCTTAGCGCGTCGGTACAGTTTTCGCGCGGGTGCCCGTTCCTGTGCGAGTTCTGCGACATCATCACGATCTACGGCCGCAAGCCGCGGGCGAAGGATCCCGCCGCGGTGATCGCCGAGCTCGACGTGCTCCGCAAGCGCGGCGTCGGCACGGTCTTCCTCGTCGACGACAACCTGATCGGCAACAAGAAGCTCGCCAAGGGGCTGCTGGTCGAGCTGGTGGCCTGGCAGAAGGCGAACAACTATCCGCTGAAGCTCGCGACCGAGGTGTCCATCAACCTCGCCGACGAGCCGGAGCTGCTCGAGCTCATGTACGAGGCGGGGATGAGCTCCATCTTCATCGGGATCGAGTCGCCCAGCGAGGCGGCGCTCGCCGAGACGAAGAAGGTGCAGAACATCCGTGGCGACAGCCTGGCGGACAAGCTCACCCGGATCCGCGAGGCGGGACTGCTCGTCACCGGCGGCATGATCGTCGGGTTCGACAGCGACGGGCCCGAGATCTTCGCACTGCAGGAGGAGTTCGTGCGGGAGGTGGCGCTGGCCCGCGTCGGAATCGCGACGCTGACGGTGCTACCGACGACGCCGCTCTTCGACCGGATGAAGAAGGAGGGCCGGCTCAGGCTCGACAATCCCAACTGCAACTTCCAGCCGCTGCAGATGACGCCGGAGGAGCTGTCGGCGGGATGCGCCGCGCTGAATCAGCGCCTGTTCGAGCCCGAGGCGTACTTCGACCGCTACTTCTCGACCATCGCCAACTTCCCGGGGCTACGGCAGAAGCGAAAGGAGCTGGCGGCACGGCGGGGCAAGCCTCCCGCCGCCATGCGCGCGCTGGCCTACGTCGGCGCGATGCGCCAGCTCTGGCGCCTGACGAAGGCGGCGAAGTCCGCGGGCGAGCTCGGCAACGTCATGCCGCGCTACGCGAAGATCTTCCGTGGCCGGACGCGTTATGCCGGCGGGTCGGAGACGTCGTTCCCGATCTTCGTCAATGCCTGCGCACAGCACTGGCACCTCTACTACCTCTACAAGTCCTTCCGCAGCCAGAAGCACACGATCACGAACACCTACGCCTACGGGTCGGACACGCCGGTGCCGCAGATCGTGGAGCGCGAGCCGGCCAAGCTGAGCGCCTAG
- a CDS encoding FAD-dependent oxidoreductase, with amino-acid sequence MSTVEVSDRDFALTVPVLVIGAGAAGLVAALSAHEAGAEVLVLERDSLPRGSTALSAGLVPAAGTRWQREAGIEDAPAGFAADIMAKAHDEPDPALIATVTGAVGPALEWLGEAHGLPFSVVDNFRYPGHSAYRMHGLPSRSGEELIDRLRQAAEAAGIDMICDAHVTTLVAAPDGRVRGVVAGRPDGTAEEIGCETLILACNGYGGNRALVARHIPELADALYFGHPGNQGDALLWGEALGATVRDLSGHQGHGSVAHPAGILLTWATVMEGGFQVNASGERFSNEATGYSEQAARVLEQQDGVAWTIFDARIADIAGQFEDYRNAVAAGAVVEGDTVAALAEAAHLPPDALERTAAAVDAAKRGERADTFGRAFAGVAPLAAPFRAVRVTGALFHTQGGLVVDGDAHVTRADGTLLPNLYAAGGAACGVSGRSAAGYLSGNGLLTAVALGRLAGLAAARQARA; translated from the coding sequence GTGAGCACCGTCGAGGTCTCCGATCGCGACTTCGCGCTGACCGTGCCGGTGCTCGTCATCGGCGCGGGAGCGGCGGGCCTCGTGGCCGCGCTCTCGGCGCACGAGGCGGGGGCCGAGGTGCTGGTGCTGGAGCGCGACAGCCTGCCGCGCGGCTCCACCGCGCTATCCGCCGGGCTGGTCCCGGCCGCCGGCACGCGCTGGCAGCGCGAGGCGGGGATCGAGGACGCGCCCGCCGGCTTCGCCGCCGACATCATGGCCAAGGCCCACGACGAGCCAGACCCGGCGCTCATCGCGACCGTCACCGGGGCCGTCGGTCCCGCGCTGGAGTGGCTGGGCGAGGCGCACGGGCTGCCGTTCTCGGTGGTCGACAACTTCCGCTATCCGGGCCATTCGGCCTACCGCATGCACGGGCTGCCCTCCCGCTCCGGCGAGGAACTGATCGACCGGCTGCGCCAGGCGGCCGAGGCGGCTGGCATCGACATGATCTGCGACGCGCACGTGACGACCCTGGTCGCGGCGCCCGACGGCCGGGTCCGCGGCGTGGTCGCCGGGCGGCCGGACGGGACGGCCGAGGAGATCGGCTGCGAGACGCTGATCCTCGCCTGCAATGGCTACGGCGGGAACAGGGCGCTGGTCGCGAGGCACATCCCCGAGCTGGCGGACGCGCTCTACTTCGGCCATCCCGGCAACCAGGGCGACGCGCTCCTGTGGGGCGAGGCGCTGGGGGCCACGGTGCGCGACCTCTCGGGCCATCAGGGGCACGGGTCCGTCGCCCACCCCGCGGGCATCCTTCTGACCTGGGCGACCGTCATGGAAGGCGGCTTCCAGGTGAACGCGTCCGGCGAGCGCTTCTCCAACGAGGCGACGGGCTACTCCGAGCAGGCCGCGCGGGTCCTCGAGCAGCAGGACGGGGTCGCGTGGACGATCTTCGACGCCCGCATCGCCGACATCGCCGGCCAGTTCGAGGATTATCGCAACGCCGTCGCCGCCGGCGCGGTGGTCGAGGGCGACACCGTCGCGGCGCTCGCCGAGGCCGCGCATCTCCCCCCCGACGCCCTGGAGCGGACGGCGGCTGCCGTCGACGCGGCCAAGCGCGGCGAGCGCGCCGACACGTTCGGGCGTGCCTTCGCCGGCGTCGCGCCGCTCGCCGCACCGTTCCGGGCCGTCCGCGTCACCGGGGCACTGTTCCATACGCAGGGCGGCCTCGTGGTCGACGGCGACGCGCATGTGACCCGGGCCGACGGCACGCTCCTTCCCAACCTCTACGCTGCGGGCGGGGCGGCGTGCGGCGTCTCGGGCCGCTCGGCCGCGGGCTACCTGTCCGGCAACGGGCTGCTCACGGCGGTCGCGCTGGGGCGCCTCGCGGGTCTCGCCGCCGCGCGCCAGGCCCGTGCCTGA
- a CDS encoding cysteine hydrolase gives MSDATIPVEQTALLIVDLQNDFVHPEGAYGRAGQTAAPIAALPERVKPLADALRQKGGWVISTQFTLVPAKGGEPIISPHLKQLRPFLKKGDFAPGAWGHQLVDTLQPADLTVEKIAYSAFYMTRMEWVLKKCNIHKLIVAGIVTNGGVASTVRDAHVRDLEPVVLSDGTAAFSEHVHDTAIDALRPVCRVATVAEMTAEVLAA, from the coding sequence ATGAGCGACGCAACCATCCCCGTGGAGCAGACGGCGCTCCTGATCGTCGATCTGCAGAACGACTTCGTCCACCCGGAGGGCGCCTACGGGCGCGCCGGCCAGACGGCGGCCCCGATCGCCGCGCTGCCCGAGCGGGTGAAGCCGCTCGCCGATGCGCTGCGCCAGAAGGGCGGCTGGGTGATCTCCACCCAGTTCACGCTGGTCCCGGCCAAGGGGGGCGAGCCGATCATCTCCCCGCACCTGAAGCAGCTCCGCCCCTTCCTGAAGAAGGGCGACTTCGCACCGGGCGCCTGGGGCCATCAGCTCGTCGACACGCTCCAGCCCGCCGACCTCACGGTCGAGAAGATCGCCTATTCGGCGTTCTACATGACGCGGATGGAGTGGGTACTGAAGAAGTGCAACATCCATAAGCTCATCGTGGCCGGGATCGTCACCAACGGCGGCGTCGCCTCCACGGTGCGCGACGCCCACGTGCGCGACCTCGAGCCGGTGGTGCTGTCGGACGGCACCGCCGCCTTCTCCGAGCACGTGCACGACACGGCGATCGACGCGCTGCGCCCGGTGTGCCGCGTCGCCACGGTCGCGGAGATGACCGCCGAGGTGCTCGCCGCGTGA
- a CDS encoding organic hydroperoxide resistance protein, which yields MATTYSTRVTASGGRRGEVRSDDGILDLKLAMPKEMGGLGGATNPEQLFAAGYAACFQSATMFLMRGKDIKVDNDMIEVAATVGLDPVEPVGFTLTVTLDVTIKGLPQETAEGFVEAAHQMCPYSKAIRGNVPVTLNVRTVA from the coding sequence ATGGCAACGACCTATTCCACCCGCGTCACCGCGTCCGGCGGACGCCGCGGCGAGGTGAGGAGCGACGACGGAATCCTCGACCTGAAGCTCGCGATGCCGAAGGAGATGGGCGGCCTCGGCGGTGCCACGAACCCCGAGCAGCTCTTCGCCGCCGGCTACGCCGCCTGCTTCCAGAGCGCGACGATGTTCCTGATGCGAGGCAAGGACATCAAGGTCGACAACGACATGATCGAGGTCGCGGCGACCGTCGGCCTCGACCCGGTCGAGCCGGTCGGCTTCACCCTCACCGTCACGCTCGACGTCACCATCAAGGGCCTGCCGCAGGAGACGGCGGAGGGCTTCGTCGAGGCCGCGCACCAGATGTGCCCCTACTCCAAGGCGATCCGCGGCAACGTCCCGGTGACGCTGAACGTCAGGACCGTCGCCTGA